One Paenibacillus sp. FSL H7-0737 DNA segment encodes these proteins:
- a CDS encoding alpha-L-fucosidase translates to MQQWFTDAKLGIFIHYGIYAVQGVAESWSFYNGRMSYEDYMKQLNGFTASKFDAKYWADLIAKSGAKYSVLTTKHHDGVALFDTKFSDLSVMKATPAKRDIIKEWSEAIRDQGLRVGMYYSLIDWSHPDYPSVYENGVVPDDLRQINRYSSPMDGVQDPERWERFLAFNRNQLGEVLTDYGQVDLLWFDGDWERSAEQWGLPAFKDYLKSFNPDLIINSRLQGYGDYKTPEQGLPITRPEGPWEFCTTINTSWGYVHTDHNYKSLNQMIRMFCDCISMGGNMLLDIGPIEDGTIDPRQEAILLGLGDWIRTHEEAIYGTQEGIMTRYYLGGSTLSPDKKNLYLFVYDTPKENICLKGLCNPITKITVLHSGKELNHEIHGGVPWFHIPGTTWIQITPEDMHEQVTVLKLEFDEEIEMYGGSGAVVTHN, encoded by the coding sequence ATGCAACAATGGTTCACTGATGCAAAGCTAGGAATTTTCATTCACTATGGAATTTATGCGGTACAAGGAGTTGCAGAATCATGGTCTTTCTATAACGGGAGAATGTCTTATGAGGACTATATGAAGCAATTGAATGGTTTTACGGCCTCTAAATTTGATGCGAAGTATTGGGCAGATCTGATTGCGAAGTCAGGAGCTAAGTATTCTGTTCTTACAACGAAACATCATGACGGAGTTGCATTATTTGATACGAAATTCAGTGATTTGAGCGTTATGAAGGCGACACCTGCCAAGAGAGATATTATTAAGGAGTGGTCTGAGGCGATTCGAGATCAGGGTCTTCGCGTAGGGATGTATTACTCCCTCATTGACTGGTCTCATCCTGATTATCCTTCAGTCTATGAGAATGGTGTCGTACCAGATGACTTGAGACAGATAAATCGTTATTCAAGTCCGATGGATGGTGTCCAAGATCCAGAGCGATGGGAAAGATTTCTGGCATTTAACCGTAATCAATTAGGAGAAGTGTTAACGGATTATGGTCAGGTTGATCTGTTATGGTTCGATGGAGATTGGGAACGAAGCGCAGAGCAGTGGGGATTACCAGCATTCAAAGATTATTTAAAATCATTTAATCCTGATCTTATTATAAACTCACGTTTGCAAGGGTATGGGGATTATAAGACTCCTGAGCAAGGTCTTCCCATTACGCGTCCGGAAGGTCCGTGGGAATTCTGTACGACGATAAATACGTCATGGGGTTATGTGCATACAGACCACAATTATAAATCATTGAATCAAATGATCCGAATGTTCTGTGACTGTATCAGCATGGGCGGTAATATGCTGTTAGATATTGGGCCCATAGAGGATGGAACGATTGATCCTAGGCAGGAAGCGATCTTGCTCGGATTAGGTGATTGGATACGTACACATGAAGAAGCCATCTATGGAACACAAGAGGGTATTATGACACGCTACTATCTGGGTGGCAGTACATTGTCTCCCGATAAGAAGAACTTGTATCTCTTCGTTTACGATACGCCGAAGGAGAACATTTGCCTCAAAGGGCTGTGTAATCCCATTACCAAGATTACGGTGCTTCACTCAGGCAAGGAGCTCAACCATGAAATTCACGGTGGTGTGCCCTGGTTCCACATACCAGGTACAACTTGGATTCAGATAACACCTGAAGATATGCATGAACAAGTGACAGTACTTAAATTGGAATTCGATGAAGAAATTGAGATGTACGGCGGCTCAGGTGCAGTTGTAACGCACAACTAA
- a CDS encoding carbohydrate-binding family 9-like protein, giving the protein MVNRSGVAEPHIVSYAPKHYLCRRATESLVLDGKLDKPFWQHAAWTEKFVDIEGDLRPMPGKDTRVKMLWDDEYFYFGAELMEDQIWGTLTERDSVIFYDNDFEIFIDPTGDSHQYYEFEINALNTVWDLLLVKPYRDGGPPINGWDIQGLKTAVHIEGELNNPHADNRKWTVEIAIPWNSLKECATDQRLPYAGEFWRVNFSRVEWRTEVVDGKYRKLLNPDTGKPYPEDNWVWSPQGVINMHYPELWGYVVFVNEAGPYHFDIPRDEHIKWELRKLYYRERNYYETHGMFTADFNALCEEDTWTIEPNIETTTKAFIISASTSDETSRLYIREDGFLWKE; this is encoded by the coding sequence ATGGTAAATCGAAGTGGAGTAGCAGAGCCACACATTGTTTCATACGCCCCCAAGCATTATCTGTGCAGACGAGCGACGGAGTCGCTTGTCTTGGATGGGAAGCTAGATAAGCCCTTTTGGCAGCATGCAGCATGGACAGAAAAGTTTGTTGATATTGAAGGGGATTTGCGTCCGATGCCAGGAAAGGATACGAGGGTAAAAATGCTATGGGATGATGAGTATTTTTACTTTGGTGCAGAGCTGATGGAAGATCAGATCTGGGGAACGCTGACAGAACGTGATTCCGTTATTTTTTACGATAATGATTTTGAGATTTTTATAGATCCAACAGGAGATTCCCATCAATATTACGAGTTTGAGATTAACGCCTTGAACACGGTATGGGACTTACTCCTTGTGAAACCTTATCGTGACGGAGGTCCTCCAATTAACGGTTGGGATATCCAAGGCTTGAAGACGGCTGTTCATATCGAAGGTGAGTTAAATAACCCGCACGCTGACAATCGGAAATGGACGGTTGAAATTGCAATACCTTGGAATAGTTTAAAAGAATGTGCTACGGATCAACGATTACCTTATGCTGGGGAGTTTTGGCGTGTTAATTTTTCACGTGTTGAATGGCGGACCGAGGTTGTCGATGGCAAGTATCGTAAGCTTCTCAACCCCGACACAGGGAAACCTTATCCTGAGGATAATTGGGTGTGGTCACCACAAGGAGTCATTAATATGCATTATCCAGAACTGTGGGGCTATGTTGTATTCGTGAATGAAGCGGGTCCATATCACTTCGACATCCCTCGCGATGAACATATCAAATGGGAATTACGGAAGCTCTATTATCGTGAGCGGAACTATTACGAAACACATGGCATGTTCACAGCCGATTTTAATGCATTGTGTGAAGAAGATACATGGACCATAGAACCAAACATTGAAACGACGACTAAAGCTTTTATTATATCTGCATCAACATCAGATGAGACGTCCCGTCTTTACATTCGCGAGGACGGGTTTCTCTGGAAGGAGTAA
- a CDS encoding transglutaminase domain-containing protein: MEQIERKFQEKKSLAKARATQLFQIFEQDLTEEEIIALKYLYAYMPVNDLADYNGELFLNHVRTTLKIRRNMPWQVPDHIFLHFVLPYRVNTENIEEHRQILHEQLAERTSKLSMTEAILETNYWCHEVATYIGSDLRTISPLSMIRNARGRCGEESTLAVAALRSIGIPARQVYTPRWAHCDDNHAWVEAWADGEWYFIGACEPEARPNQGWFGPPARRAMLINTRILANYQGPEDITLADEWFTEINVLENYASTRTITIHVKDEFGQSVQDAEVQFQVYNMAEFFPIAILPTNAQGEATFKTGLGDLMIRAAKGGTWGEVKISVADSECVELVLNQENQPAAGTMADYDMVPPPACEGEVIEELSEIRIQRHNERLEEGISIRSKYEATFVTEEAARKLGETLGLPEDRVWTVLQKARGNSVEIAAFLEAATSAYGEWALRLLECINEKDLIDTFIPTLTDHVAGALAVRGELTEEVFVPYILRPRVHYEMITPYRTFFQQAFTSDEVALFRKDPTKLVQFIEETWDIWTDLPNLKGKGTAVGTFELRVGDRSSLDIMFVSICRSLGIPARIHPIESKPQFIVDNIFVDAQFTKGVVGGGIELANGTLILHRDQGVGTVQPTASYYENFTLARLENGFYKTLCYPNGANDLYDTPLEVEQGAYRLTTGVRLKDGTVLIKFTYFHIAEGEETKLVMKYRQSTLEIPVYGKVERLKQLTSWAGVEQTFADLIGGKGAYVAWLEPEREPSKHLLRELAELKHEFNALGAPIILIIGDKQCAASFHPEDYPDLPANAVFVRDSTNNLLPELFASSQASEAGFPHLIIVDREDQIRYMSSGYKIAASKEAIQILRRL; the protein is encoded by the coding sequence ATGGAACAGATTGAACGTAAGTTTCAGGAGAAAAAGAGTTTGGCCAAGGCACGTGCAACGCAGTTATTTCAAATCTTTGAACAGGACTTGACAGAAGAAGAAATAATTGCACTTAAGTATCTCTATGCGTATATGCCAGTGAATGATTTGGCGGATTACAATGGTGAGCTTTTCTTGAATCATGTGAGAACGACACTAAAGATTCGCCGAAATATGCCATGGCAAGTCCCGGATCATATATTTTTACATTTCGTACTGCCCTACCGTGTTAATACTGAAAATATTGAAGAACACCGCCAAATTCTTCATGAACAATTAGCAGAGCGAACTAGCAAGTTGTCCATGACGGAAGCCATTCTGGAGACAAATTACTGGTGTCATGAGGTGGCAACGTATATTGGGAGTGATTTGCGGACGATTTCACCATTATCGATGATTCGAAATGCACGTGGTCGTTGCGGTGAAGAATCCACACTAGCTGTGGCAGCCCTTCGCAGTATAGGTATACCTGCACGTCAAGTGTATACGCCACGTTGGGCGCATTGTGATGATAACCACGCATGGGTGGAGGCATGGGCAGACGGTGAATGGTATTTTATTGGGGCTTGTGAGCCGGAAGCCCGTCCTAATCAAGGATGGTTTGGACCTCCAGCGCGTAGAGCAATGTTAATTAACACGCGTATTCTCGCTAATTATCAAGGTCCAGAAGATATTACGCTTGCAGATGAGTGGTTCACTGAAATTAATGTGTTGGAAAATTACGCATCCACGCGGACAATTACGATTCATGTGAAAGATGAATTCGGACAGTCTGTGCAGGATGCAGAAGTACAGTTCCAAGTGTATAACATGGCGGAATTTTTCCCGATTGCCATCCTTCCTACCAATGCTCAAGGAGAAGCAACTTTCAAAACAGGTCTCGGTGACCTCATGATTCGTGCGGCAAAGGGTGGTACTTGGGGGGAAGTGAAAATTTCAGTGGCGGACAGTGAATGCGTTGAGCTTGTACTGAATCAAGAAAATCAGCCTGCTGCAGGAACGATGGCCGATTATGATATGGTTCCACCTCCAGCGTGTGAAGGTGAGGTAATAGAGGAACTGTCTGAAATTCGTATCCAGCGACATAATGAACGTTTGGAGGAAGGGATCTCAATCCGTTCGAAATATGAAGCGACATTTGTGACAGAAGAAGCAGCGAGGAAGCTCGGGGAAACACTGGGTCTCCCGGAAGATCGTGTATGGACAGTGCTTCAGAAGGCACGTGGTAACAGTGTAGAGATAGCCGCATTTCTGGAGGCAGCCACATCCGCGTATGGAGAATGGGCTTTACGGTTATTGGAATGTATTAATGAAAAGGATTTAATTGACACATTTATTCCTACCCTTACAGATCATGTAGCTGGTGCGCTTGCTGTACGTGGTGAGCTCACAGAGGAAGTGTTCGTGCCCTACATTTTGCGTCCTCGTGTTCACTACGAGATGATTACACCGTATCGTACATTTTTCCAACAAGCTTTCACTTCGGATGAAGTGGCATTGTTCCGCAAGGACCCAACGAAGCTGGTTCAATTCATAGAAGAAACGTGGGATATATGGACAGACCTTCCGAATCTGAAAGGGAAGGGAACGGCAGTGGGTACCTTTGAATTGCGCGTAGGCGATCGCAGTTCCCTGGATATCATGTTCGTATCCATTTGTCGTAGTTTAGGAATCCCAGCGCGAATTCATCCCATTGAATCCAAGCCGCAATTTATAGTGGATAATATTTTCGTGGATGCTCAATTTACCAAAGGCGTTGTTGGAGGCGGGATAGAATTAGCGAACGGCACGCTCATACTTCATCGTGATCAGGGTGTAGGGACAGTCCAACCAACGGCTTCATACTATGAGAATTTCACATTAGCTCGGCTGGAGAACGGTTTTTATAAAACCTTATGTTATCCGAATGGCGCAAATGACCTATATGATACACCACTTGAGGTTGAGCAGGGAGCATACCGTCTGACGACAGGCGTAAGATTAAAAGATGGCACCGTGCTTATAAAGTTCACTTATTTCCATATTGCAGAAGGGGAAGAGACGAAGTTGGTCATGAAATATCGTCAATCTACATTGGAAATTCCAGTGTACGGCAAGGTGGAACGACTCAAGCAGCTGACCTCATGGGCAGGAGTAGAACAGACTTTCGCAGATCTTATTGGTGGAAAGGGCGCCTATGTCGCTTGGCTGGAGCCGGAACGAGAGCCTTCAAAGCATTTACTTCGTGAACTCGCTGAGTTGAAGCATGAGTTCAATGCGCTAGGTGCTCCCATCATTCTTATTATTGGTGACAAGCAATGTGCAGCTTCGTTTCATCCCGAGGACTATCCAGATCTTCCTGCAAATGCAGTGTTTGTACGTGATTCAACGAATAATCTATTGCCCGAATTATTTGCATCGTCCCAAGCGAGTGAAGCGGGCTTCCCGCATCTTATCATTGTGGACCGTGAAGATCAGATTCGTTACATGTCATCAGGATATAAGATTGCAGCGAGCAAGGAAGCGATTCAAATCTTAAGAAGGTTGTGA
- a CDS encoding glycoside hydrolase family 18 protein yields MDQQMIVAGYVSDSKLSELSGDHLMKLTHLNVAFGYVKEDQITTAHLKCTNQLQEMKAMYPNLTLLLSVGGWGNGGFSEAASTEEGRQKFAASAVQVVTDFPFDGIDLDWEYPCYSEADIKSSPDDKCNFTLLLKAIRDALDVKGTADSRHYLLTIAAGADQYYIDGTEMDQVQQYLDFIQLMTYDMRGGFQILTGHHTNLFHTTGDLYRISTEASVNMFIQAGVPREKIVIGVAFYSRMWKQVPNKTHGFLQMAGTTGGYGPEYTELFANYINQNGYTRHWDDEAKAPYLFNGDTFISYDDVDSIAHKCEYVKREKLAGAMFWEYSCDRTHTLLDALYAGLYESVK; encoded by the coding sequence ATGGATCAACAGATGATTGTAGCAGGCTACGTGAGTGATTCCAAACTATCTGAGTTATCGGGTGACCACTTGATGAAGTTAACGCATCTCAACGTTGCATTTGGTTATGTGAAAGAAGATCAGATTACAACAGCACATTTGAAATGCACGAACCAGCTACAAGAGATGAAAGCGATGTATCCGAATCTGACACTGCTACTCTCCGTAGGCGGATGGGGGAATGGGGGCTTCTCTGAGGCTGCCTCTACCGAAGAAGGACGTCAGAAATTTGCAGCGTCGGCTGTGCAAGTGGTAACAGATTTCCCGTTCGATGGAATCGATTTGGATTGGGAATATCCTTGTTACAGTGAAGCGGATATTAAATCGTCGCCGGATGATAAATGCAATTTCACACTGCTATTAAAGGCGATTCGAGATGCACTGGATGTGAAAGGTACAGCGGATAGCAGGCATTACCTGCTTACAATTGCGGCAGGTGCTGATCAGTATTACATTGATGGCACCGAGATGGATCAAGTACAGCAATATTTGGATTTTATACAGCTGATGACCTACGATATGCGTGGCGGTTTCCAGATTCTAACGGGACATCATACGAATTTATTTCATACGACAGGAGATTTGTATCGTATCAGTACAGAGGCATCGGTGAATATGTTCATTCAGGCAGGCGTTCCCCGAGAGAAAATCGTCATTGGCGTGGCGTTCTATTCCCGAATGTGGAAGCAGGTGCCGAATAAGACCCATGGATTTCTACAAATGGCGGGCACAACGGGTGGCTATGGTCCAGAATATACAGAGCTGTTTGCTAATTACATCAATCAGAATGGCTACACACGGCATTGGGACGATGAGGCCAAAGCACCATATTTATTTAATGGAGACACGTTTATTTCCTATGATGACGTAGATTCGATCGCACATAAATGTGAGTATGTCAAACGTGAAAAACTTGCGGGTGCCATGTTCTGGGAATATAGCTGTGATAGGACACACACGTTGCTTGATGCACTGTATGCAGGCTTATATGAGAGCGTGAAGTGA
- a CDS encoding glycoside hydrolase family 130 protein produces the protein MSKIIGEALSNIPWQDKPSGYNAPVWRYTHNPIIQRDAQLNSNSIFNSAVIPFEEGYAGVFRCDSRSVSMDIFAGFSQDGLQWEINENPIQFEGDEYVTKREYRYDPRVCKIEDKYYVSWCNGYHGPTIGLAYTYDFKTFHQLENAFLPYNRNGVLFPRKINGKYAMLSRPSDTGHTPFGDIFFSESPDLTYWGKHRYVMGTINSDASAWQSKKIGPGPIPIETDRGWLLIYHGVINTCNGFVYRMGVALLDLNEPWKVLARSRNYILGPETLYECVGDVPNVTFPCAALSDGDTGRIAIYYGCADTVTGVAFTTVDELFDYMDKYPLEN, from the coding sequence ATGAGCAAAATTATTGGTGAAGCACTATCAAATATTCCTTGGCAGGATAAGCCGAGTGGCTATAACGCTCCAGTGTGGCGATATACCCATAATCCGATTATTCAGCGAGATGCACAGTTAAACTCGAACAGTATTTTTAATTCCGCGGTTATTCCTTTTGAAGAGGGATATGCAGGGGTATTCCGTTGTGACTCCAGATCTGTAAGTATGGACATATTCGCTGGCTTCAGTCAGGACGGGCTTCAATGGGAGATTAATGAGAATCCGATCCAATTTGAAGGCGACGAATATGTAACAAAGCGGGAGTATCGTTACGATCCACGCGTCTGCAAAATCGAGGATAAATATTATGTTTCTTGGTGTAATGGATACCATGGTCCTACAATTGGTCTCGCATATACGTATGATTTCAAAACCTTTCACCAATTAGAAAACGCTTTCCTGCCATACAACCGGAATGGTGTATTATTCCCGCGCAAAATAAATGGCAAATATGCGATGTTAAGCCGTCCAAGTGATACGGGGCATACACCATTTGGAGATATCTTTTTTAGTGAGAGCCCTGACCTGACGTATTGGGGAAAGCATCGTTACGTGATGGGTACGATCAATTCGGACGCTTCTGCATGGCAATCGAAGAAAATTGGTCCAGGGCCGATTCCAATTGAAACAGATCGCGGATGGTTGTTGATCTATCATGGCGTAATAAATACGTGTAACGGGTTCGTATATCGGATGGGTGTTGCTTTATTAGATTTGAATGAGCCATGGAAGGTGTTAGCACGTTCACGAAATTATATTCTCGGACCAGAGACATTGTATGAGTGTGTAGGAGATGTGCCAAATGTCACCTTCCCTTGCGCAGCACTTTCGGATGGCGATACAGGCCGAATTGCAATTTACTATGGCTGTGCTGATACCGTAACAGGCGTTGCCTTCACAACTGTGGATGAGTTGTTCGACTATATGGATAAGTATCCGCTCGAGAATTAG